From a single Streptomyces misionensis genomic region:
- a CDS encoding D-sedoheptulose-7-phosphate isomerase — protein sequence MKTVTDTTHCDDLMKALETFRDRGPLIGRWGTELARRLGAGSRLLVAGNGGSAAQAQHLTAELVGRYRDDRPPFSAYALHADTSSTTAIANDYGVQEVFARQTAAHGRPGDVLMLLSTSGASANLLSAADRAHRLGMTVWALTGRAPNPLQLGADEALCVDAPVSATVQELHLVAVHMLCEAFDRAVERGEADRGSGSRVDGEALGHPLARARTVGRPVDGTPVARGKEQA from the coding sequence ATGAAGACCGTCACCGACACCACGCACTGCGACGACCTGATGAAGGCCCTGGAGACGTTCCGCGACCGCGGTCCCCTCATCGGGCGCTGGGGCACCGAACTGGCCCGCCGGCTGGGCGCCGGCTCCCGGCTGCTGGTCGCGGGCAACGGCGGCAGCGCGGCCCAGGCCCAGCACCTGACCGCCGAACTGGTCGGCCGCTACCGCGACGACCGGCCGCCGTTCTCCGCGTACGCCCTGCACGCCGACACCTCCTCCACCACCGCCATCGCCAACGACTACGGCGTGCAGGAGGTGTTCGCCCGGCAGACCGCCGCCCACGGCCGCCCCGGCGACGTGCTGATGCTGCTGTCCACCAGCGGCGCCAGCGCCAACCTGCTGTCCGCCGCCGACCGCGCCCACCGCCTGGGCATGACCGTGTGGGCGCTGACCGGACGGGCCCCCAACCCGCTGCAGCTCGGCGCCGACGAGGCCCTGTGCGTCGACGCGCCGGTCTCCGCCACCGTGCAGGAACTCCATCTGGTCGCCGTGCACATGCTGTGCGAGGCGTTCGACCGGGCCGTCGAGCGCGGCGAGGCCGACCGGGGCAGCGGCTCCCGCGTCGACGGCGAAGCCCTCGGCCACCCCCTGGCCCGGGCCCGCACCGTCGGCCGGCCCGTGGACGGCACGCCGGTGGCCCGCGGAAAGGAACAGGCATGA
- a CDS encoding glycosyltransferase, giving the protein MSRTAHTAGRVAMVSEHASPLAALGGPDAGGQNVYVAQVARQLARKGYRVTVYTRRDSTGLPDRVTLIDGVQVVHVPAGPPEPAPKDELLPHMVEFGEFLAGQWAASPPDVVHAHFWMSGLAALSGARGLGVPVVQTYHALGTVKRRYQGAADTSPPQRLAIEEAIGHECARIIATCSDEVAELKAMGLPEDRLSVVPCGVDPVQFSPLPRSRPPGARRRLLAVGRLVPRKGFDRAIRALAGVPDAELLVAGGPEAELLGADPEARRLKALAGEYGVADRVTLLGGVSRTRMPRLMAGADLVLSLPRYEPFGIVPLEAMACATPVVATAVGGQLDTVVDGATGVLVPADDDHDLGAVVRALLADPARLERYGAAGRRRVLTHYTWDRVADGVAGAYGAVSALPSLSGVVR; this is encoded by the coding sequence ATGAGCCGTACTGCCCACACGGCCGGGCGCGTCGCCATGGTCTCCGAGCACGCCAGCCCGCTGGCCGCGCTCGGCGGACCGGACGCGGGCGGCCAGAACGTCTACGTGGCCCAGGTCGCCCGGCAACTCGCCAGGAAGGGCTACCGGGTCACGGTCTACACCCGGCGGGACTCGACGGGCCTGCCGGACCGGGTGACCCTCATCGACGGCGTCCAGGTGGTACACGTGCCCGCCGGACCGCCCGAACCCGCGCCCAAGGACGAACTCCTGCCGCACATGGTGGAGTTCGGCGAGTTCCTGGCCGGGCAGTGGGCGGCGAGCCCGCCCGACGTGGTGCACGCCCACTTCTGGATGTCGGGCCTGGCCGCCCTGTCCGGGGCCCGCGGCCTCGGCGTCCCCGTCGTGCAGACCTACCACGCCCTCGGCACCGTCAAGCGGCGCTACCAGGGCGCCGCCGACACCAGCCCGCCGCAGCGCCTGGCCATCGAGGAGGCCATCGGCCACGAGTGCGCCCGGATCATCGCCACGTGCAGCGACGAGGTGGCCGAACTGAAGGCCATGGGGCTGCCCGAGGACCGGTTGAGCGTGGTGCCCTGCGGGGTGGACCCCGTCCAGTTCTCGCCGCTGCCGCGCTCCCGGCCGCCGGGCGCCCGCAGGCGGCTGCTGGCCGTCGGCCGGCTGGTGCCCCGCAAGGGCTTCGACCGCGCCATCCGCGCCCTGGCCGGCGTCCCCGACGCCGAACTCCTCGTCGCCGGCGGCCCCGAGGCCGAACTCCTCGGCGCCGACCCCGAGGCCCGGCGCCTCAAGGCCCTGGCCGGCGAGTACGGCGTCGCCGACCGCGTCACCCTGCTCGGCGGGGTCAGCCGGACCCGGATGCCCCGGCTGATGGCCGGCGCCGACCTCGTCCTGTCCCTGCCCCGCTACGAGCCCTTCGGCATCGTCCCGCTGGAGGCCATGGCCTGCGCCACCCCCGTCGTGGCCACCGCGGTCGGCGGTCAGCTCGACACCGTCGTGGACGGCGCCACCGGCGTCCTCGTCCCGGCCGACGACGACCACGACCTCGGCGCGGTCGTCCGCGCCCTGCTCGCCGACCCCGCCCGGCTCGAGAGGTACGGCGCGGCCGGCCGCCGCCGCGTGCTGACCCACTACACCTGGGACCGGGTGGCCGACGGCGTCGCCGGGGCGTACGGCGCCGTGTCCGCCCTCCCCTCGCTCTCCGGAGTCGTCCGATGA
- a CDS encoding glycosyltransferase has protein sequence MNILVWHVHGSWLTAFVQGPHTYLVPVTEDRGPDGLGRAATWDWPSTVEEHTPASLRDADIDLMVLQRPHEVALAERWTGRRPGRDVPAVYVEHNSPDASPERQLHPLAGQSAIPVVHVTHFNRLMWDNGRAPTEVVEHGIVDPGRLWTGTERRAAVVVNEPVRRGRTTGTDLLPRFARCAPLDVFGMRTEGLAGHLGLPPERCRTRDLPQHRLHREMAKCRVYLHPVRWTSLGLSLLEAMFLGMPVVALDTTEVREAVPEGAGVVSNRLDVLEDAVRAFLADPEDARLTGDAARAAAQARYGERRFLDDWERLIKEVTR, from the coding sequence ATGAACATCCTCGTCTGGCACGTGCACGGATCCTGGCTCACCGCCTTCGTGCAGGGCCCGCACACCTATCTGGTCCCGGTCACCGAGGACCGGGGACCCGACGGCCTCGGCCGCGCCGCCACCTGGGACTGGCCGTCCACCGTCGAAGAGCACACCCCCGCGAGCCTGAGGGACGCCGACATCGACCTGATGGTCCTGCAACGCCCGCACGAAGTCGCCCTGGCCGAACGCTGGACCGGCCGCCGGCCCGGCCGCGACGTGCCCGCCGTCTACGTCGAGCACAACAGCCCCGACGCCTCCCCCGAGCGCCAACTCCACCCGCTGGCCGGGCAGTCGGCGATCCCCGTCGTACACGTCACCCACTTCAACCGGCTGATGTGGGACAACGGACGCGCCCCCACCGAGGTCGTCGAGCACGGCATCGTGGACCCCGGCCGGCTGTGGACCGGAACCGAACGGCGCGCCGCCGTCGTCGTCAACGAGCCCGTGCGCAGGGGCCGTACGACCGGCACCGACCTGCTGCCCCGGTTCGCCCGCTGCGCGCCCCTGGACGTCTTCGGGATGCGCACCGAAGGGCTCGCCGGCCACCTCGGCCTGCCGCCCGAGCGCTGCCGCACCCGCGACCTGCCCCAGCACCGGCTCCACCGCGAGATGGCCAAGTGCCGCGTCTATCTGCACCCCGTGCGCTGGACCTCGCTCGGCCTGTCCCTGCTGGAGGCCATGTTCCTCGGGATGCCGGTGGTCGCCCTGGACACCACCGAGGTCCGGGAAGCCGTACCCGAGGGCGCCGGGGTGGTCTCCAACCGCCTCGACGTCCTGGAGGACGCCGTGCGGGCGTTCCTCGCCGACCCCGAGGACGCGCGCCTGACCGGCGACGCCGCCCGGGCCGCGGCCCAGGCCCGCTACGGAGAGCGGCGCTTCCTGGACGACTGGGAGCGCCTGATCAAGGAGGTCACCCGATGA
- a CDS encoding glycosyltransferase family 9 protein translates to MTALVVRLDSFGDVLLAGPAVRAVGEHHGPVTMLCGPRGADAARMLPGVEDVLVWEAPWEGFAPPPVDPADIGDLVARLRQGAFDTALILTSFHQSPLPTALLLRLAGIGRIGADSVDHPGRLLDVRHRRLPGRHEAEAALDTAAAMGCTLPPGDDGRLRVLPPPDTGGLTGNGPYVVLHPGASAPARAWSPDRCAEAVALLADAGHRVVVTGGPHEQALTKRVSGDAAVDLGGRTSPRTLAGVLRMADVVVSANTGPAHLAAAVGTPVVSLFAPVVPAERWAPYGVPAILLGDQSAPCADTRALVCPVPGHPCLDEVTGQDVVRAVHKLIQERSS, encoded by the coding sequence GTGACGGCGCTCGTGGTCCGGCTCGACAGCTTCGGCGACGTCCTGCTCGCGGGGCCCGCCGTACGCGCCGTCGGCGAGCACCACGGCCCCGTGACCATGCTGTGCGGGCCGCGCGGCGCCGACGCCGCCCGGATGCTCCCCGGCGTCGAGGACGTCCTCGTCTGGGAGGCCCCCTGGGAAGGCTTCGCCCCGCCCCCGGTGGACCCGGCGGACATCGGCGACCTGGTCGCCCGCCTGCGGCAGGGTGCCTTCGACACCGCCCTGATCCTCACCTCCTTCCACCAGAGCCCGCTGCCCACCGCGCTGCTGCTGCGCCTTGCCGGGATCGGCCGGATCGGCGCCGACAGCGTCGACCACCCCGGCCGGCTGCTCGACGTCCGCCACCGCCGGCTGCCCGGCCGGCACGAGGCCGAGGCCGCCCTCGACACCGCCGCCGCCATGGGCTGCACCCTCCCGCCCGGCGACGACGGCCGGCTGCGCGTCCTGCCGCCCCCCGACACCGGCGGCCTGACCGGCAACGGCCCCTACGTCGTCCTGCACCCCGGCGCCAGCGCGCCCGCCCGCGCCTGGAGCCCGGACCGCTGTGCCGAGGCGGTCGCGCTGCTCGCCGACGCCGGGCACCGCGTGGTCGTCACCGGCGGCCCGCACGAGCAGGCGCTCACCAAGAGGGTGAGCGGCGACGCGGCCGTGGACCTCGGCGGCCGCACCAGCCCCCGCACCCTCGCCGGAGTGCTGCGCATGGCCGACGTGGTGGTCAGCGCCAACACCGGCCCCGCCCACCTCGCCGCGGCCGTCGGCACCCCCGTCGTCTCGCTGTTCGCCCCCGTGGTCCCCGCCGAGCGCTGGGCCCCCTACGGCGTCCCCGCCATCCTGCTCGGCGACCAGTCGGCGCCGTGCGCGGACACCCGGGCGCTCGTCTGCCCGGTGCCCGGCCACCCCTGCCTGGACGAGGTCACCGGGCAGGACGTGGTGCGCGCGGTGCACAAGCTCATCCAGGAGCGCTCCTCATGA
- a CDS encoding D-glycero-alpha-D-manno-heptose-1,7-bisphosphate 7-phosphatase produces the protein MRAVSAVLFDRDGTLVVDVPYNGDPERVRTLPGAAEAVAFVRAAGLPTGVVSNQSGIGRGLLTAEDVARVNRRADELLGGLDTWLYCPHAPDTGCPCRKPRPGLILAAAERLGVPPAECLVVGDIAADLLAARAAGARGVLVPNAATAPDEVRRFARHSAPDALTAVRDALDARPGKWPR, from the coding sequence ATGAGGGCCGTCTCCGCCGTGCTGTTCGACCGTGACGGCACCCTCGTGGTCGACGTGCCCTACAACGGCGACCCCGAACGGGTGCGGACGCTGCCCGGTGCCGCCGAGGCCGTCGCGTTCGTCAGGGCCGCGGGGCTGCCCACCGGGGTGGTCAGCAACCAGTCCGGCATCGGGCGCGGGCTGCTCACCGCCGAGGACGTCGCCCGGGTCAACCGGCGCGCCGACGAACTGCTGGGCGGACTGGACACGTGGCTGTACTGCCCGCACGCGCCGGACACCGGCTGCCCCTGCCGCAAGCCCCGGCCCGGTCTGATCCTCGCCGCCGCCGAGCGCCTCGGCGTCCCGCCCGCCGAGTGCCTGGTCGTCGGCGACATCGCCGCCGACCTGCTGGCCGCGCGGGCGGCCGGCGCCCGCGGCGTCCTCGTCCCCAACGCGGCCACCGCACCGGACGAGGTGCGGCGCTTCGCCCGGCACAGCGCCCCCGACGCGCTCACCGCCGTACGCGACGCCCTCGACGCCCGCCCGGGGAAGTGGCCCCGGTGA
- a CDS encoding glycosyltransferase family 2 protein, whose product MSAPAYTVVVPTVGRPCLAECLRALAEAEGHVPHEVIVVDDRPETDGELPLTASGLLLDRVRTLRTGGKGPAAARNAGWRTVETPWTVFLDDDVQVLPDWSRLLARDLSEAGEGIGGIQGQLRVPLPEDRRPTDWERTTKGLENAAWATADMAYRTEALDRVGGFDERFPRAFREDADLALRVRRAGWALVRGRRVTRHPVRPAHWWASLPAQRGNADDALMNRLHGPDWWARAQAPRGRLHRHALVTGAALAGAGCALAGRRRAAAVCAALWTLGTAEFALARILPGPRTAREIAGMVGTSVLIPPLAVRHWLRGTVRHRHVQPLGGTG is encoded by the coding sequence ATGAGCGCCCCCGCCTACACCGTCGTCGTGCCGACCGTCGGCCGCCCCTGCCTCGCCGAGTGCCTGCGCGCCCTCGCGGAGGCCGAGGGACACGTCCCGCACGAGGTGATCGTCGTGGACGACCGGCCCGAGACCGACGGCGAACTGCCGCTCACCGCCTCCGGGTTGCTGCTCGACCGGGTACGCACCCTGCGCACCGGGGGCAAGGGCCCGGCCGCCGCCCGCAACGCCGGCTGGCGCACCGTCGAGACCCCCTGGACCGTCTTCCTCGACGACGACGTCCAGGTACTGCCCGACTGGTCCCGGCTGCTCGCCCGGGACCTGAGCGAGGCCGGCGAGGGCATCGGCGGCATCCAGGGACAGCTGCGGGTACCGCTGCCCGAGGACCGCCGGCCCACCGACTGGGAACGCACCACCAAGGGCCTGGAGAACGCCGCCTGGGCGACCGCCGACATGGCCTACCGCACGGAGGCGCTCGACCGCGTCGGCGGCTTCGACGAACGCTTCCCGCGCGCCTTCCGCGAGGACGCCGACCTCGCCCTGCGGGTGCGGCGGGCCGGCTGGGCGCTGGTGCGCGGCCGGCGCGTCACCCGGCACCCGGTCCGCCCGGCCCACTGGTGGGCCTCGCTGCCCGCACAGCGCGGCAACGCCGACGACGCGCTGATGAACCGGCTGCACGGCCCCGACTGGTGGGCCCGCGCGCAGGCGCCCCGCGGCCGGCTGCACCGCCACGCCCTGGTGACCGGCGCCGCGCTCGCCGGGGCCGGCTGCGCCCTGGCCGGCCGCCGCCGCGCCGCCGCCGTCTGCGCGGCCCTGTGGACCCTGGGCACCGCCGAGTTCGCCCTCGCCCGCATCCTGCCCGGCCCGCGCACCGCCCGCGAGATCGCGGGCATGGTCGGCACCAGCGTCCTCATCCCCCCGCTCGCCGTCCGGCACTGGCTGCGCGGCACGGTCCGACACCGCCACGTCCAGCCCCTGGGAGGCACCGGATGA
- a CDS encoding carbamoyltransferase family protein, which translates to MHVLGINALFHDPAAALLTDGKVVAAAEEERFSRRKHGKRPVPFSAWELPEQSARWCLAEAGLTPSDLDAVAYSYDPSLARPADRMGLDDPWDHLRQEYARRAPEFLAEALPGLDPAKVRFVPHHIAHAASAGPVSPYPDCAVLVLDGRGECGSHLAGRYINRELTVLGTQELPDSLGLFYEDLTQHLGFLRSSDEFKVMALASYGAPRFADRLREYVHADDRGGFRARPVPWSELVPPRPAGGAWSQDHADLAASAQLCLEETVLSLARRLRERTGEDALTMAGGVALNCVANTRLWRESGFAHVWVQPAAGDAGTALGAAAHVAGQKDTLEPMPTAALGRGWSDAELRGWLERAAVPYEEPADIAETAAKALAADGIVAWFQGRGEYGPRALGHRSLLAHPGRAENLERLNAVKGREEFRPVAPMVLAERAAEIFDGPLPSPHMLFVHDVAADWRDRIPAVVHVDGTARIQTVDRDQEPLVARMIDGFERRTGLPVVVNTSLNTAGRPMVDDPRDALECFGSAPVDLLVLGPFAIRRKGVFA; encoded by the coding sequence ATGCACGTCCTCGGAATCAACGCACTCTTCCACGACCCCGCCGCCGCCCTGCTCACCGACGGCAAGGTCGTGGCGGCCGCCGAGGAGGAACGGTTCTCCCGCCGCAAGCACGGCAAGCGGCCCGTCCCCTTCTCCGCCTGGGAACTGCCCGAGCAGTCGGCCCGCTGGTGCCTGGCCGAGGCCGGCCTCACCCCGTCCGACCTGGACGCGGTCGCCTACTCCTACGACCCCTCCCTGGCCCGTCCCGCCGACCGGATGGGCCTCGACGACCCCTGGGACCACCTGCGCCAGGAATACGCGCGCCGGGCACCGGAGTTCCTCGCCGAGGCCCTGCCCGGACTCGACCCGGCCAAGGTCAGGTTCGTCCCGCACCACATCGCGCACGCCGCCTCCGCAGGGCCCGTCTCGCCGTACCCGGACTGCGCGGTCCTCGTGCTGGACGGCCGCGGCGAGTGCGGCTCCCACCTCGCCGGCCGCTACATCAACCGCGAACTCACCGTCCTCGGCACCCAGGAACTGCCCGACTCCCTCGGCCTGTTCTACGAGGACCTCACCCAGCACCTCGGATTCCTGCGCAGCAGCGACGAGTTCAAGGTGATGGCGCTCGCCTCCTACGGCGCCCCCCGCTTCGCCGACCGCCTGCGCGAGTACGTCCACGCCGACGACCGGGGCGGCTTCCGGGCCCGGCCCGTGCCCTGGTCCGAGCTGGTTCCCCCGCGCCCGGCCGGCGGCGCCTGGAGCCAGGACCACGCCGACCTCGCCGCGAGCGCCCAACTCTGCCTGGAGGAGACCGTGCTGAGCCTCGCCCGCCGGCTGCGCGAACGCACCGGCGAGGACGCGCTCACCATGGCCGGCGGCGTCGCCCTCAACTGCGTGGCCAACACCCGGCTGTGGCGCGAGAGCGGCTTCGCGCACGTGTGGGTGCAGCCCGCCGCCGGGGACGCCGGCACCGCCCTGGGCGCCGCCGCGCACGTCGCCGGCCAGAAGGACACCCTGGAGCCGATGCCCACCGCCGCCCTCGGCCGCGGCTGGAGCGACGCCGAGCTGCGCGGGTGGCTGGAGCGGGCGGCCGTACCGTACGAGGAGCCCGCCGACATCGCCGAGACGGCCGCAAAGGCGCTGGCCGCCGACGGGATCGTGGCCTGGTTCCAGGGCCGCGGCGAGTACGGGCCGCGCGCGCTCGGCCACCGCTCGCTGCTCGCCCACCCCGGCCGGGCGGAGAACCTGGAACGGCTCAACGCGGTCAAAGGCCGTGAGGAGTTCCGGCCGGTCGCCCCCATGGTGCTCGCCGAACGCGCCGCCGAGATCTTCGACGGGCCGCTGCCCAGCCCGCACATGCTGTTCGTGCACGACGTGGCCGCCGACTGGCGCGACCGCATCCCCGCCGTCGTCCACGTCGACGGCACCGCCCGCATCCAGACCGTCGACCGGGACCAGGAACCCCTGGTCGCACGGATGATCGACGGCTTCGAACGGCGCACCGGACTGCCGGTCGTCGTCAACACCAGCCTGAACACCGCGGGCCGGCCCATGGTGGACGATCCCCGCGACGCCCTGGAGTGCTTCGGCTCCGCGCCCGTGGACCTGCTGGTGCTCGGCCCGTTCGCGATCCGCCGCAAGGGGGTCTTCGCATGA
- a CDS encoding NAD-dependent epimerase/dehydratase family protein produces the protein MTGDTPFPWRRALVTGGAGFLGSHLCERLLDSGVEVDCADNLACGRRENVAHLEDRPGFRYAHCDVSEPGCAERLPGPYDLVLHFACPASPADYLRMPLETLDVGSLGTRNVLGIAERDGARLLLASTSEVYGDPQVHPQHEGYWGNVNPVGPRSVYDESKRFAEALVTAHAGTRGTNAGIVRLFNTYGPRMRAHDGRAVPTFICQALSGEPVTVTGDGSQTRSLCYVDDTVDGVLRVAMSRSVRPVNIGGSDEITVADLARRVVALTGSRSPIAFVDRPVDDPGRRRPDTTLARELLGWSPQIPWEEGLKQTIAYFAAQSPQPVAGEPRPAAHPQT, from the coding sequence ATGACCGGTGACACACCTTTTCCCTGGCGGCGCGCCCTCGTGACCGGCGGCGCCGGATTCCTCGGCTCGCACCTGTGCGAGCGGCTGCTGGATTCGGGAGTCGAAGTCGACTGCGCCGACAACCTGGCCTGCGGTCGCCGGGAGAACGTGGCCCACCTGGAGGACCGGCCCGGCTTCCGGTACGCGCACTGCGACGTCTCCGAGCCGGGCTGCGCCGAGCGGCTGCCGGGCCCCTACGACCTCGTACTGCACTTCGCCTGCCCGGCCTCGCCCGCCGACTACCTGCGCATGCCCCTGGAGACCCTGGACGTGGGCAGCCTCGGCACCCGCAACGTCCTCGGCATCGCCGAGCGCGACGGCGCCCGCCTGCTGCTGGCCTCCACCTCCGAGGTGTACGGCGACCCCCAGGTGCACCCCCAGCACGAGGGCTACTGGGGCAACGTCAACCCGGTCGGCCCGCGCAGCGTCTACGACGAGTCCAAACGGTTCGCCGAGGCCCTGGTCACCGCGCACGCCGGCACCCGGGGCACCAACGCCGGGATCGTCCGCCTGTTCAACACCTACGGGCCGCGGATGCGCGCCCACGACGGCCGCGCCGTGCCCACCTTCATCTGCCAGGCCCTGTCCGGGGAACCGGTCACCGTGACCGGCGACGGCAGCCAGACCCGCTCGCTGTGCTACGTGGACGACACCGTCGACGGCGTGCTGCGGGTGGCCATGAGCAGGTCCGTGCGGCCGGTGAACATCGGCGGCAGCGACGAGATCACCGTCGCCGACCTGGCCCGCCGCGTCGTCGCCCTCACCGGCTCCCGCTCGCCCATCGCCTTCGTCGACCGGCCCGTCGACGACCCCGGCAGGCGCCGGCCCGACACCACCCTCGCCCGCGAACTGCTCGGCTGGTCACCGCAGATCCCCTGGGAGGAGGGCCTGAAGCAGACCATCGCCTACTTCGCGGCCCAGTCCCCGCAGCCGGTGGCGGGCGAACCGCGGCCGGCCGCGCACCCGCAGACCTGA
- a CDS encoding polysaccharide pyruvyl transferase family protein → MRHGRQFLSLVSRLDLVVTTRLHGLLLSLRTGTPVIAVDPVAGGAGRRRGSIRSPVRAVARDAAARQEQRPANPARHRPDRPGFRFLRAGSSPRPCSGGGPPGTAGGRPGRG, encoded by the coding sequence GTGCGCCACGGGCGGCAGTTCCTGTCCCTCGTCTCCCGCCTCGACCTGGTCGTCACCACCCGCCTGCACGGCCTGCTCCTGTCCCTGCGCACGGGCACCCCGGTGATCGCCGTGGACCCGGTGGCGGGCGGCGCAGGGAGGCGTCGTGGCAGCATCAGGAGCCCGGTACGCGCCGTCGCGCGGGACGCGGCGGCGCGTCAGGAGCAGCGCCCGGCGAACCCGGCGCGGCACCGGCCGGACCGCCCTGGATTCCGGTTCCTCAGAGCCGGGAGTTCACCCCGCCCCTGCTCCGGTGGCGGGCCGCCCGGCACAGCAGGCGGAAGGCCTGGAAGAGGGTGA
- a CDS encoding DUF3040 domain-containing protein, translated as MAERGGGAVAVDDWEMWDRREEIRLSPRERLALLEIEARLRRDRGFARRMGEEPRARRGGARRGRTRRRLWLPVGVLLLGVASVFSAVMGIRTEDPGLLWCFAVLWPLTLFQAFRLLCRAARHRSRGGVNSRL; from the coding sequence ATGGCCGAGCGCGGAGGAGGTGCCGTCGCCGTGGACGACTGGGAGATGTGGGACAGACGCGAGGAGATACGGCTGTCGCCGCGCGAACGGCTCGCGCTGCTGGAGATCGAGGCTCGCCTGCGCCGGGACCGGGGCTTCGCCCGCCGCATGGGCGAGGAGCCACGGGCACGCCGGGGCGGCGCCCGCCGGGGCCGGACGCGCCGGCGGCTGTGGCTGCCGGTGGGAGTGCTGCTGCTGGGCGTGGCATCGGTGTTCTCGGCGGTCATGGGCATCCGCACCGAGGACCCCGGACTGCTCTGGTGCTTCGCGGTGCTGTGGCCGCTCACCCTCTTCCAGGCCTTCCGCCTGCTGTGCCGGGCGGCCCGCCACCGGAGCAGGGGCGGGGTGAACTCCCGGCTCTGA